The Lycium barbarum isolate Lr01 chromosome 9, ASM1917538v2, whole genome shotgun sequence genome has a segment encoding these proteins:
- the LOC132611066 gene encoding two-component response regulator ARR10-like isoform X1: MKGGGGSTEDSKLSPKIQLEFEEEEEEEDDLETEEDSKAKGTTRTSSSNSTVEENGKKTNSGSVRQYVRSKTPRLRWTPELHLRFVHAVERLGGQDRATPKLVLQLMSIKGLSIAHVKSHLQMYRSKKTDDPNQTVSTDGRFLLENGDHHIFNLTQLPRLQGFNQTSCSSLRYENALWNRQANSVYNPYNMNIGGVSSMSTRHGFSSHINGHSSNGQLFPWNKTLELEKNNQHRTQFLQNQRFWPTQIGTSSAKQNPLMSIPVNRNRDKDEIVTQFNRREQDMMTQLRTNNSLSSRGKGWMSDEVAGTTTTTTTSTSNKRKNQDSESNLDLNLSLKTREDNDDHQKRLKAEEVGNLLSLSLFSSNTNTTAVDDENNAKKASTLDLTL, encoded by the exons ATGAAAGGAGGAGGCGGTAGTACAGAAGATTCAAAGTTAAGCCCCAAAATCCAACTTGAATtcgaagaagaggaggaggaggaagacgATCTCGAGACAGAAGAAGATAGCAAAGCTAAAGGTACAACAAGAACCAGCTCTAGTAACAGCACGGTTGAAGAGAATGGTAAAAAGACCAATTCAGGAAGTGTACGGCAGTATGTACGCTCAAAAACTCCGAGGCTACGGTGGACGCCTGAGCTCCATCTTCGCTTTGTTCATGCTGTTGAAAGATTAGGAGGTCAAGATA gagCTACTCCAAAATTGGTTCTTCAATTAATGAGCATTAAAGGCCTCAGCATAGCGCATGTCAAGAGCCATCTTCAG ATGTACAGAAGCAAGAAAACTGATGATCCCAATCAAa CAGTTTCTACAGATGGAAGATTCCTACTTGAAAATGGAGATCACCACATTTTCAATCTTACCCAACTTCCTAGGCTACAAGGGTTTAACCAAACTTCTTGTTCGAGCTTAAG GTACGAGAATGCTTTATGGAATCGCCAAGCTAATTCTGTGTACAATCCTTATAACATGAATATTGGGGGTGTCTCAAGTATGAGTACTAGGCATGGGTTTTCAAGCCACATCAATGGCCACTCATCAAATGGTCAATTATTTCCATGGAATAAAACCCTTGAACTTGAGAAAAATAACCAACACAGGACTCAATTCCTTCAGAATCAAAGATTTTGGCCGACTCAAATCGGCACAAGCTCTGCAAAACAAAATCCCCTAATGTCAATACCGGTAAATAGAAATAGAGATAAAGATGAGATAGTCACGCAATTCAACAGAAGAGAGCAAGACATGATGACACAACTGCGCACTAATAATTCCCTTTCCTCGAGGGGAAAAGGATGGATGAGTGATGAAGTTGCAGGGAcgacgacgacaacaacaacaagcacATCGAATAAAAGAAAGAATCAAGATTCAGAAAGCAATCTCGATTTGAATCTTTCACTGAAAACAAGAGAGGATAATGATGATCATCAGAAAAGATTGAAAGCTGAAGAAGTTGGGAATCTTCTTTCCCTTTCTTTGTTCTCATCAAATACAAATACTACTGCAGTGGATGACGAAAATAATGCAAAAAAGGCAAGTACCCTAGATCTGACTTTGTGA
- the LOC132611066 gene encoding uncharacterized protein LOC132611066 isoform X2, with translation MKGGGGSTEDSKLSPKIQLEFEEEEEEEDDLETEEDSKAKGTTRTSSSNSTVEENGKKTNSGSVRQYVRSKTPRLRWTPELHLRFVHAVERLGGQDRATPKLVLQLMSIKGLSIAHVKSHLQMYRSKKTDDPNQISTDGRFLLENGDHHIFNLTQLPRLQGFNQTSCSSLRYENALWNRQANSVYNPYNMNIGGVSSMSTRHGFSSHINGHSSNGQLFPWNKTLELEKNNQHRTQFLQNQRFWPTQIGTSSAKQNPLMSIPVNRNRDKDEIVTQFNRREQDMMTQLRTNNSLSSRGKGWMSDEVAGTTTTTTTSTSNKRKNQDSESNLDLNLSLKTREDNDDHQKRLKAEEVGNLLSLSLFSSNTNTTAVDDENNAKKASTLDLTL, from the exons ATGAAAGGAGGAGGCGGTAGTACAGAAGATTCAAAGTTAAGCCCCAAAATCCAACTTGAATtcgaagaagaggaggaggaggaagacgATCTCGAGACAGAAGAAGATAGCAAAGCTAAAGGTACAACAAGAACCAGCTCTAGTAACAGCACGGTTGAAGAGAATGGTAAAAAGACCAATTCAGGAAGTGTACGGCAGTATGTACGCTCAAAAACTCCGAGGCTACGGTGGACGCCTGAGCTCCATCTTCGCTTTGTTCATGCTGTTGAAAGATTAGGAGGTCAAGATA gagCTACTCCAAAATTGGTTCTTCAATTAATGAGCATTAAAGGCCTCAGCATAGCGCATGTCAAGAGCCATCTTCAG ATGTACAGAAGCAAGAAAACTGATGATCCCAATCAAa TTTCTACAGATGGAAGATTCCTACTTGAAAATGGAGATCACCACATTTTCAATCTTACCCAACTTCCTAGGCTACAAGGGTTTAACCAAACTTCTTGTTCGAGCTTAAG GTACGAGAATGCTTTATGGAATCGCCAAGCTAATTCTGTGTACAATCCTTATAACATGAATATTGGGGGTGTCTCAAGTATGAGTACTAGGCATGGGTTTTCAAGCCACATCAATGGCCACTCATCAAATGGTCAATTATTTCCATGGAATAAAACCCTTGAACTTGAGAAAAATAACCAACACAGGACTCAATTCCTTCAGAATCAAAGATTTTGGCCGACTCAAATCGGCACAAGCTCTGCAAAACAAAATCCCCTAATGTCAATACCGGTAAATAGAAATAGAGATAAAGATGAGATAGTCACGCAATTCAACAGAAGAGAGCAAGACATGATGACACAACTGCGCACTAATAATTCCCTTTCCTCGAGGGGAAAAGGATGGATGAGTGATGAAGTTGCAGGGAcgacgacgacaacaacaacaagcacATCGAATAAAAGAAAGAATCAAGATTCAGAAAGCAATCTCGATTTGAATCTTTCACTGAAAACAAGAGAGGATAATGATGATCATCAGAAAAGATTGAAAGCTGAAGAAGTTGGGAATCTTCTTTCCCTTTCTTTGTTCTCATCAAATACAAATACTACTGCAGTGGATGACGAAAATAATGCAAAAAAGGCAAGTACCCTAGATCTGACTTTGTGA